In the Jatrophihabitans endophyticus genome, one interval contains:
- a CDS encoding Maf family protein codes for MRFVLASASPARLATLRAAGVEPEVIVSGVDEEAVTADTPAGLVAALATAKAVAVAAELPADVVVLGCDSMLEFDGAVLGKPLAADVAIERWRAMRGRSGVLHTGHHLLVTGDGRSTSRAASTVVRFADADDAEIDAYVGTGEPLAVAGAFTLDGLGGWFVDGVDGDPHNVVGVSLPALRSMTRELGLGLADLGWPAPR; via the coding sequence ATGCGCTTCGTGCTCGCGTCGGCCTCACCGGCGCGGCTCGCGACGCTGCGCGCCGCCGGCGTCGAACCCGAGGTGATCGTCAGCGGCGTCGACGAGGAGGCCGTCACCGCCGACACCCCGGCGGGGCTGGTCGCGGCCCTGGCCACGGCCAAGGCCGTCGCGGTGGCGGCGGAGCTCCCCGCGGACGTGGTGGTGCTCGGCTGTGACTCGATGCTCGAGTTCGACGGCGCCGTGCTCGGCAAGCCGCTCGCCGCGGACGTCGCGATCGAGCGCTGGCGTGCGATGCGGGGGCGGTCCGGCGTGCTGCACACCGGTCACCACCTGCTCGTCACCGGTGACGGGCGCAGCACCTCGCGTGCCGCCTCGACCGTCGTCCGCTTCGCCGACGCCGACGACGCCGAGATCGACGCGTACGTGGGAACCGGAGAGCCACTGGCCGTCGCCGGCGCCTTCACCCTGGACGGTCTGGGTGGCTGGTTCGTCGACGGGGTGGACGGCGACCCGCACAACGTCGTCGGCGTCTCGCTGCCGGCCCTGCGCTCGATGACCCGCGAGCTCGGCCTCGGCCTGGCCGACCTGGGCTGGCCCGCTCCCCGCTGA
- a CDS encoding adenylate/guanylate cyclase domain-containing protein translates to MTTPADGPPDGAAGRPIDVAHVAANVPLVVRTAGGIALLGIGLNVIGVVVVALLVTAMNTSVPDDQLRVLFTTTIVLTAASVVCGVTLATLVQRRTLRWLLRGEAPGADDARRALRMPLDLAVITAGLWTIGAVVMATVAGVVGTGTQRAAGLAGGLVVAGFVSAGLMYLVLGRFNQPVRRLALAASPPRTAPLLGVRWQLLINWVLTSGLPLVGVALVLTAPPGQRNKVGVSLVVVAIAILVGVVSTGLIARAIGAPLRSVVDALRRVGDGRLDLDLPIEDAGEIGLLQNGFNEMVAGLRERDRVTDLFGRHVGPAVAAEAISSGVTLSGEGREVVALFVDITGSTALTRTTAPADFVAMLNRFFEVVVDEVEGNGGLLNKFEGDAALCVFGAPAEVDEPAAAALRTARGIRDRVALMGELEIGIGVASGPVVAGQIGAASRLEYTVVGDAVNEASRLTDLAKRTDGRILASATTVEAADPDERGHWTKGRAMRLRGHDAPVETYRCTDGPRPATPSLVRRLGDVAKAVSELPPRPPHLPGARRG, encoded by the coding sequence GTGACGACGCCAGCCGACGGTCCGCCCGACGGCGCCGCCGGCCGACCGATCGACGTCGCGCACGTCGCGGCCAACGTCCCGCTCGTGGTGCGCACCGCGGGCGGCATCGCGCTGCTCGGCATCGGCCTCAACGTGATCGGCGTGGTCGTCGTCGCGCTGCTCGTCACCGCGATGAACACGTCGGTGCCCGACGACCAGCTGCGCGTGCTGTTCACGACCACGATCGTGCTCACCGCGGCCAGCGTGGTGTGCGGCGTCACGCTCGCCACGCTGGTGCAGCGCAGGACGCTGCGGTGGCTGCTGCGCGGTGAGGCGCCGGGTGCCGACGACGCGCGTCGGGCGCTGCGGATGCCGCTCGACCTCGCCGTCATCACGGCCGGGCTGTGGACGATCGGCGCGGTGGTCATGGCGACCGTCGCCGGCGTCGTCGGGACGGGAACGCAGCGCGCGGCGGGCCTCGCCGGCGGCCTGGTGGTCGCCGGCTTCGTGTCCGCCGGCCTCATGTACCTCGTGCTCGGGCGCTTCAACCAGCCGGTGCGACGGCTCGCGCTGGCCGCGAGCCCGCCGCGTACCGCCCCGCTGCTCGGCGTGCGCTGGCAGCTGCTCATCAACTGGGTGCTGACCAGCGGGCTGCCCCTGGTCGGGGTCGCGCTCGTGCTGACCGCGCCGCCCGGCCAGCGCAACAAGGTCGGCGTCAGCCTCGTGGTCGTGGCGATCGCGATCCTCGTCGGCGTCGTGTCGACCGGGCTGATCGCGCGCGCGATCGGCGCCCCGCTGCGATCGGTCGTCGACGCCCTGCGCCGCGTGGGTGACGGCCGGCTCGACCTCGACCTCCCCATCGAGGACGCCGGCGAGATCGGGCTGCTGCAGAACGGCTTCAACGAGATGGTGGCCGGGTTGCGCGAGCGCGACCGGGTCACCGATCTGTTCGGCCGGCACGTCGGGCCGGCGGTGGCGGCCGAGGCGATCAGCAGCGGCGTGACGCTCAGCGGCGAGGGGCGCGAGGTCGTCGCGCTGTTCGTCGACATCACCGGGTCGACGGCGCTCACCCGCACGACGGCGCCGGCGGACTTCGTCGCGATGCTCAACCGCTTCTTCGAGGTGGTCGTGGACGAGGTCGAGGGCAACGGCGGACTACTGAACAAGTTCGAGGGCGACGCAGCGCTGTGCGTCTTCGGCGCGCCCGCCGAGGTCGACGAGCCGGCCGCCGCCGCGCTGCGCACCGCCCGTGGCATCCGTGACCGCGTGGCCCTGATGGGCGAGCTGGAGATCGGGATCGGCGTGGCGTCGGGACCGGTGGTCGCCGGCCAGATCGGGGCGGCGAGCAGGCTCGAGTACACCGTCGTCGGCGACGCCGTGAACGAGGCGTCCCGCCTCACCGACCTCGCCAAACGGACCGACGGACGCATACTGGCGAGCGCCACGACGGTCGAGGCGGCCGACCCCGACGAACGTGGGCACTGGACGAAGGGCCGCGCGATGCGGCTGCGCGGTCACGACGCGCCCGTCGAGACCTATCGCTGCACGGACGGCCCGCGGCCCGCGACCCCGTCGCTCGTCCGGCGGCTCGGCGACGTCGCCAAGGCGGTCAGCGAGCTCCCGCCGCGGCCCCCGCACCTGCCCGGGGCCCGGCGCGGCTGA
- a CDS encoding acyl-CoA carboxylase epsilon subunit, with product MTADGVRVRGAATAEELAAVVAVVRARGEGPSRPDDPYLRWRRTRLAALREDGPGPRPWCRIER from the coding sequence ATGACGGCCGACGGCGTGCGCGTGCGCGGTGCGGCGACGGCCGAGGAGCTCGCCGCGGTCGTCGCCGTCGTCCGGGCACGCGGCGAGGGGCCGTCCCGGCCGGACGATCCGTACCTGCGCTGGCGCCGCACGCGGCTGGCGGCGCTGCGCGAGGACGGTCCCGGCCCGCGGCCGTGGTGCAGAATCGAGCGGTGA
- a CDS encoding acyl-CoA carboxylase subunit beta yields MTTTPEGIAAAREATLRPTPKAADKLAEQGKLYVRDRIALLCDEGSFVEDGQLANALAGDLPADAVVTGQVMVDGRPALVVANDPSVKAGSWGARTVEKIVRITERALVEELPIFWLIDSGGGRITDQVQMFPGRRGAGRIFHNQVALSGKVPQLCCLFGPSAAGGAYIPAFCDFVVMVEGNASMYLGSPRMAEMVVGEKVTLEEMGGARMHASVSGCGDNLASDDADAIEQARLFFSYLPTCWREPAPEVEPEAPAVELAADAVPAAESVPFDIHDVVDGLVDADSFFEVKPLFAAEVVVGLARVDGRPVGIVANNSAVRGGVLFVDSADKCARFIWLCDAFNVPLLYLADVPGFMIGSDVERQGIIRHGAKMITAVSEATVPQVSVIVRKAYGAGLYAMAGPGFSPDVCLALPTAKIAIMGPQAAINAVYANKIAALADDDARAEFVAVKRAEYEADVDILRLAADLVIDGIVEPGELRRELVARYRVLVGKSRDIAAKRHGVPPV; encoded by the coding sequence ATGACCACCACCCCGGAGGGCATCGCCGCCGCCCGCGAGGCCACGCTGCGCCCCACGCCGAAGGCGGCGGACAAGCTGGCCGAGCAGGGCAAGCTCTACGTCCGCGACCGCATCGCCCTGCTGTGCGACGAGGGGAGCTTCGTCGAGGACGGCCAGCTGGCCAATGCCCTCGCCGGTGACCTGCCCGCCGACGCCGTCGTCACCGGGCAGGTGATGGTCGACGGTCGCCCCGCGCTCGTCGTCGCCAACGACCCGAGCGTCAAGGCCGGCTCGTGGGGCGCGCGCACCGTCGAGAAGATCGTGCGGATCACCGAGCGCGCGCTGGTCGAGGAGCTGCCGATCTTCTGGCTCATCGACTCCGGCGGCGGCCGCATCACCGACCAGGTGCAGATGTTCCCCGGCCGGCGCGGCGCCGGTCGCATCTTCCACAACCAGGTGGCGCTGTCGGGCAAGGTGCCGCAGCTGTGCTGCCTGTTCGGCCCGTCCGCCGCCGGCGGTGCGTACATCCCGGCCTTCTGCGACTTCGTCGTGATGGTCGAGGGCAACGCGTCGATGTACCTCGGCTCGCCGCGCATGGCCGAGATGGTGGTCGGCGAGAAGGTGACGCTCGAGGAGATGGGCGGCGCGCGCATGCACGCGTCGGTCTCGGGCTGCGGCGACAACCTCGCGAGCGACGACGCCGACGCCATCGAGCAGGCGCGGCTGTTCTTCTCCTACCTGCCGACGTGCTGGCGCGAGCCCGCACCCGAGGTGGAGCCCGAGGCGCCGGCGGTCGAGCTGGCGGCCGACGCCGTGCCGGCCGCCGAGTCGGTGCCCTTCGACATCCACGACGTGGTGGACGGCCTCGTCGACGCCGACTCCTTCTTCGAGGTCAAGCCGCTCTTCGCCGCCGAGGTCGTCGTCGGACTCGCGCGCGTCGACGGCCGTCCCGTCGGCATCGTCGCCAACAACTCCGCCGTGCGCGGCGGCGTGCTGTTCGTCGACTCCGCCGACAAGTGCGCGCGCTTCATCTGGCTGTGCGACGCGTTCAACGTGCCGCTGCTCTACCTCGCCGACGTCCCGGGTTTCATGATCGGCAGCGACGTGGAGCGTCAGGGCATCATCCGCCACGGCGCCAAGATGATCACCGCGGTGTCGGAGGCGACGGTGCCGCAGGTGTCGGTCATCGTGCGCAAGGCCTACGGCGCCGGGCTCTACGCCATGGCCGGCCCCGGCTTCTCGCCCGACGTCTGCCTCGCCCTGCCGACGGCGAAGATCGCCATCATGGGGCCGCAGGCGGCGATCAACGCCGTCTACGCCAACAAGATCGCCGCCCTCGCCGACGACGACGCGCGGGCGGAGTTCGTCGCGGTCAAGCGTGCCGAGTACGAGGCGGACGTCGACATCCTGCGCCTCGCCGCCGATCTCGTCATCGACGGCATCGTCGAGCCCGGCGAGCTGCGCCGGGAGCTCGTCGCCCGCTACCGCGTGCTGGTCGGCAAGTCCCGCGACATCGCGGCCAAGCGGCACGGGGTGCCGCCGGTATGA
- a CDS encoding acyl-CoA dehydrogenase family protein, which yields MTFELSEDHETFRKVVRDFAEREVAPHVAAWDRAHHLPLEVVRGMGELGLFGLVVPEEYGGSGGDFTSLCVAIEELGRVDQSIGITLEAGVGLGINPILTYGTTEQKERWLPDLVAGRALAGFGLTEPEAGSDAGATRTRAVLADGEWTIDGAKAFITNSGTDITSLVTVTARTGEDEISSLIVPAGTPGFTVEPAYDKLGWHISDTHGLTFDGCRVPEAHLLGRRGDGFRQFLAVLDDGRIAIAALAVGLAQACLDHSLRYAAERRTFGAPIGSRQAVAFSLSDLAVSVEAARLLTYKAAWLKDAGRPAAQLKQAAAIAKLYSTEAAVAATRVATQVFGGNGFMEEFPVARFYRDAKILEIGEGTSEVQRMLIARGLGLPVS from the coding sequence ATGACGTTCGAACTGAGCGAGGACCACGAGACGTTCCGCAAGGTCGTCCGCGACTTCGCCGAGCGCGAGGTCGCGCCGCACGTCGCCGCGTGGGACCGCGCGCACCACCTGCCGTTGGAGGTCGTGCGGGGGATGGGCGAGCTCGGCCTGTTCGGCCTGGTGGTGCCCGAGGAGTACGGCGGCAGCGGCGGCGACTTCACCTCGCTGTGCGTCGCGATCGAGGAGCTCGGCCGCGTCGACCAGTCGATCGGCATCACCCTCGAGGCCGGGGTCGGCCTCGGCATCAACCCGATCCTCACCTACGGCACCACCGAGCAGAAGGAGCGGTGGCTGCCCGACCTGGTCGCGGGCCGGGCGCTCGCCGGCTTCGGGCTCACCGAGCCCGAAGCGGGATCGGACGCCGGTGCCACCCGCACCCGGGCCGTCCTCGCCGACGGCGAGTGGACCATCGACGGCGCGAAGGCGTTCATCACGAACTCCGGCACCGACATCACCTCGCTCGTCACCGTGACCGCGCGGACGGGCGAGGACGAGATCAGCTCGCTCATCGTCCCGGCGGGCACGCCCGGGTTCACCGTGGAGCCCGCGTACGACAAGCTCGGCTGGCACATCTCCGACACCCACGGCCTCACCTTCGACGGCTGTCGCGTCCCCGAGGCCCACCTGCTCGGCCGGCGCGGGGACGGCTTCCGGCAGTTCCTCGCCGTACTCGACGACGGCCGCATCGCCATCGCCGCGCTCGCCGTGGGACTCGCCCAGGCCTGCCTCGACCACTCGCTGCGCTACGCGGCCGAACGACGCACGTTCGGCGCGCCCATCGGCTCCCGCCAGGCCGTCGCGTTCTCGCTCAGCGATCTGGCCGTGTCGGTCGAGGCCGCGCGCCTGCTCACCTACAAGGCGGCGTGGCTCAAGGACGCGGGCCGGCCCGCGGCGCAGCTCAAGCAGGCGGCCGCGATCGCCAAGCTGTACTCCACCGAGGCCGCCGTCGCCGCGACCCGCGTGGCGACGCAGGTCTTCGGCGGCAACGGCTTCATGGAGGAGTTCCCGGTCGCCCGCTTCTACCGCGACGCCAAGATCCTCGAGATCGGCGAGGGGACCTCCGAGGTGCAGCGCATGCTCATCGCCCGCGGCCTCGGGCTGCCGGTCAGCTGA
- a CDS encoding MerR family transcriptional regulator → MAAPRTTPSAPRTWTVGQLAAELGVTTRTLRHYEAEGLVTPRRAGPNRVYDERDRTRLRLILRGRRFGMTLAECREIVDMYDGAASSERRQLSTLLGRLDEIAADLRRRQADLARTVTEVDEVAARCRDRLAELD, encoded by the coding sequence ATGGCGGCCCCACGCACCACCCCGTCGGCCCCGCGGACCTGGACGGTGGGGCAGCTCGCCGCCGAGCTCGGCGTCACGACCCGCACGCTGCGCCACTACGAGGCCGAGGGGCTCGTCACGCCCCGCCGCGCCGGGCCGAACCGGGTCTACGACGAGCGCGACCGCACCCGACTGCGGCTCATCCTGCGGGGTCGCCGCTTTGGCATGACGCTCGCCGAGTGCCGCGAGATCGTCGACATGTACGACGGCGCCGCGTCCTCGGAACGACGGCAACTGAGCACCCTGCTCGGCCGCCTCGACGAGATCGCCGCCGACCTGCGCCGGCGGCAGGCCGACCTCGCCCGCACCGTGACCGAGGTCGACGAGGTCGCCGCCCGCTGCCGGGACCGCCTCGCCGAGCTCGACTGA
- a CDS encoding acetyl/propionyl/methylcrotonyl-CoA carboxylase subunit alpha, with product MQKVLIANRGEIAVRVIRACRDAGYTSVAIYADPDRDALHVKVADEAYALGGTTPGDSYLVIDKVIEACRKSGADAVHPGYGFLSENSDFAQAVLDAGLTWIGPSPQSIKDLGDKAVARHIAERAGAPLVAGTKDPVAGAEEVVAFAEEHGLPIAIKAVYGGGGRGMKIAREMAEVEELYESAVREAVSAFGRGECFVERYLDRSRHVEAQVLADQHGNVVVVGTRDCSLQRRNQKLVEEAPAPYLTDDQRARIHQSAKDICTEAGYYGAGTVEYLVGNDGVISFLEVNTRLQVEHPVTEETSGIDLVREQFRIAEGERLRFTEDPTPRGHSFEFRINGEDPGRNFLPAPGTVTEYREPAGPGVRVDSGIEGTSVIGGAFDSLLAKLIVTGETRIQALERARRALDEMVVDGMATALPFHRAVVRDPAFATDDDTPFTIFTRWIESEFDNTIEPFGAAAEAEEDAGPRETVVIEVGGKRLEVSLPAGFGGGGGGGARKAAPKRSAGKKAGAAASGDSLTAPMQGTIVKIAVEDGATVEAGQAVVVLEAMKMEQPINAHKAGTVTGLQAEVGGVVTAGSVICDIKDAE from the coding sequence GTGCAGAAGGTGCTGATCGCCAACCGCGGCGAGATCGCGGTCCGGGTCATCCGGGCCTGCCGCGACGCCGGGTACACCTCCGTCGCGATCTACGCCGATCCCGATCGGGACGCCCTGCACGTGAAGGTCGCCGACGAGGCGTACGCGCTCGGCGGCACCACGCCCGGCGACTCCTACCTGGTCATCGACAAGGTCATCGAGGCCTGCCGCAAGTCCGGCGCCGACGCCGTGCACCCCGGCTACGGCTTCCTCTCCGAGAACTCCGACTTCGCGCAGGCGGTCCTCGACGCCGGGTTGACCTGGATCGGCCCGTCGCCGCAGTCGATCAAGGACCTCGGCGACAAGGCGGTGGCCCGCCACATCGCCGAGCGCGCGGGCGCGCCGCTCGTCGCCGGCACCAAGGATCCCGTCGCCGGTGCCGAGGAGGTCGTCGCCTTCGCCGAGGAGCACGGCCTGCCGATCGCGATCAAGGCGGTCTACGGCGGCGGCGGGCGCGGCATGAAGATCGCCCGCGAGATGGCCGAGGTCGAGGAGCTGTACGAGTCCGCGGTGCGCGAGGCCGTCTCGGCCTTCGGCCGCGGCGAGTGCTTCGTGGAGCGCTACCTCGACCGTTCCCGCCACGTCGAGGCGCAGGTGCTGGCCGACCAGCACGGCAACGTCGTCGTCGTAGGGACCCGCGACTGCTCGCTGCAGCGCCGCAACCAGAAGCTGGTCGAGGAGGCGCCCGCGCCCTACCTCACCGACGACCAGCGCGCGCGAATCCACCAGAGCGCGAAGGACATCTGCACGGAGGCCGGCTACTACGGCGCCGGCACGGTCGAGTACCTCGTCGGCAACGACGGCGTCATCAGCTTCCTCGAGGTCAACACGCGGCTGCAGGTCGAGCACCCGGTCACCGAGGAGACCAGCGGCATCGACCTCGTCCGCGAGCAGTTCCGCATCGCCGAGGGCGAGCGGCTGCGCTTCACCGAGGACCCGACGCCGCGCGGGCACAGCTTCGAGTTCCGCATCAACGGCGAGGACCCCGGTCGCAACTTCCTCCCCGCCCCCGGCACGGTCACCGAGTACCGCGAGCCCGCCGGCCCCGGCGTGCGCGTCGACTCCGGCATCGAGGGCACGTCGGTCATCGGCGGCGCGTTCGACTCGTTGCTGGCCAAGCTGATCGTCACCGGCGAGACCCGCATCCAGGCCCTCGAACGTGCTCGCCGCGCGCTCGACGAGATGGTCGTCGACGGCATGGCCACCGCGCTGCCGTTCCACCGCGCCGTCGTCCGCGATCCCGCGTTCGCCACCGACGACGACACCCCGTTCACCATCTTCACCCGCTGGATCGAGAGCGAGTTCGACAACACGATCGAGCCGTTCGGCGCCGCGGCCGAGGCCGAGGAGGACGCCGGGCCGCGCGAGACGGTCGTCATCGAGGTCGGCGGCAAGCGCCTCGAGGTCTCGCTGCCCGCCGGCTTCGGCGGTGGGGGTGGCGGCGGTGCCCGCAAGGCGGCTCCCAAGCGTTCGGCCGGCAAGAAGGCCGGCGCGGCCGCGTCGGGTGACTCGCTCACCGCTCCCATGCAGGGCACCATCGTCAAGATCGCCGTCGAGGACGGCGCGACCGTCGAGGCCGGCCAGGCGGTCGTCGTGCTCGAGGCGATGAAGATGGAGCAGCCCATCAACGCGCACAAGGCCGGCACCGTCACCGGCCTGCAGGCCGAGGTCGGCGGCGTCGTCACCGCCGGTTCGGTCATCTGCGACATCAAGGATGCGGAGTAG
- a CDS encoding MIP/aquaporin family protein has product MAGEFFGTLILILFGNGVVAQVLSAKDGSLGDHDSIAWAWGLGVTLGIFVAGRLSGAHLNPAVTLSLALFQDFPWRKVAPYVVAQFLGAFVAALLVRWNYSETLALVDPGNTIKTQGVFSTLPGNGSFPVSEWGALRDQLIGTAILVFIVFALTDVKNSPPLANLTPLLVGLLVVAIGMAWGTDAGYAINPARDFGPRLASFFTGYGTAMRDQYGNFYFWVPIVGPLLGGAIGGAAYTHGIKRFLPRG; this is encoded by the coding sequence CTGGCCGGTGAGTTCTTCGGCACGCTGATCCTCATCCTCTTCGGCAATGGCGTCGTCGCACAGGTGCTCTCGGCCAAGGACGGCTCGCTCGGCGACCACGACAGCATCGCGTGGGCGTGGGGTCTCGGCGTCACGTTGGGCATCTTCGTGGCCGGCCGGCTCAGCGGCGCGCACCTGAACCCGGCGGTGACGCTCTCGCTCGCGCTGTTCCAGGACTTCCCCTGGCGCAAGGTCGCGCCCTACGTCGTCGCCCAGTTCCTCGGCGCCTTCGTCGCCGCGCTGCTGGTGCGCTGGAACTACAGCGAGACCCTCGCCCTGGTCGACCCCGGCAACACCATCAAGACCCAGGGTGTCTTCTCGACCCTGCCCGGCAACGGCTCGTTCCCGGTGAGCGAGTGGGGCGCGCTACGCGACCAGCTGATCGGCACCGCGATCCTCGTGTTCATCGTCTTCGCGCTGACCGACGTGAAGAACTCGCCGCCGCTCGCGAACCTGACGCCGCTGCTGGTGGGCCTGCTGGTGGTCGCCATCGGCATGGCCTGGGGCACCGACGCCGGCTACGCGATCAACCCCGCCCGCGACTTCGGGCCGCGACTCGCGTCCTTCTTCACCGGGTACGGGACGGCCATGCGCGACCAGTACGGCAACTTCTACTTCTGGGTGCCGATAGTCGGGCCACTGCTGGGCGGCGCGATCGGCGGTGCCGCCTACACCCACGGCATCAAGCGCTTCCTGCCGCGCGGCTGA
- the glpK gene encoding glycerol kinase GlpK, whose translation MADFVGAIDQGTTSTRFMIFDHDGNEVGRHQLEHEQILPQAGWVEHNPVEIWDRSRSVIQTALSRANLDPSDLAAMGITNQRETTVVWDKNTGRPYYNAIVWQDTRTDRIASKLERDGKGDLIRQRAGLPPATYFSGGKIQWILENVDGVRAAAEKGDAIFGNTDSWLLWNLTGGPEGGVHVTDVTNASRTMLMDLETLEWDDELLGLFDIPRGMLPEIKPSSLADGYGETTIAAFRGIPLTGDLGDQQAAMFGQVCFAPGEAKNTYGTGNFLLLNTGTELVRSDNGLLTTVNYKIGDEAPVYALEGSIAVTGSAVQWLRDQLGIISGAAEIEGLARRVEDNGGVYFVPAFSGLFAPYWRSDARGAIVGLSRYNNNAHLARATLEAICYQSRAVAEAMESDSKVHLDVLKVDGGVTANDLCMQLQADILGVPVSRPVVAETTALGAAYAAGLAVGFWNDTDELRENWNEDKRWEPDWSDEQRRDGYAGWQKAVERTLDWVDVD comes from the coding sequence ATGGCGGACTTCGTCGGAGCGATCGACCAGGGCACCACGAGCACCCGATTCATGATCTTCGACCACGACGGCAACGAGGTGGGCAGGCACCAGCTCGAGCACGAGCAGATCCTGCCGCAGGCCGGCTGGGTCGAGCACAACCCCGTCGAGATCTGGGACCGCTCCCGCTCGGTCATCCAGACCGCGCTGTCACGCGCGAACCTCGACCCGTCCGACCTCGCCGCCATGGGCATCACCAACCAGCGCGAGACCACGGTCGTGTGGGACAAGAACACCGGCCGCCCGTACTACAACGCGATCGTCTGGCAGGACACCCGCACCGACCGGATCGCGAGCAAGCTCGAACGCGACGGCAAGGGCGACCTGATCCGGCAGCGCGCCGGCCTCCCGCCGGCCACGTACTTCTCCGGCGGCAAGATCCAGTGGATCCTCGAGAACGTCGACGGGGTACGCGCGGCCGCCGAGAAGGGCGACGCGATCTTCGGCAACACCGACTCGTGGCTGCTGTGGAACCTCACCGGCGGCCCCGAGGGCGGCGTCCACGTCACCGACGTCACCAACGCCAGCCGCACCATGCTGATGGATCTCGAGACCCTCGAATGGGACGACGAGCTGCTCGGTCTGTTCGACATCCCCCGCGGCATGCTGCCCGAGATCAAGCCGTCGTCGCTGGCCGACGGCTACGGCGAGACGACGATCGCGGCGTTCCGCGGCATCCCGCTGACCGGTGATCTCGGCGACCAGCAGGCCGCCATGTTCGGCCAGGTCTGCTTCGCACCGGGCGAGGCCAAGAACACCTACGGCACCGGCAACTTCCTGCTGCTCAACACCGGCACCGAGCTGGTGCGCAGCGACAACGGCCTGCTGACGACCGTCAACTACAAGATCGGCGACGAGGCGCCCGTGTACGCGCTGGAGGGTTCGATCGCCGTCACCGGCTCGGCCGTGCAGTGGCTGCGCGACCAGCTCGGCATCATCTCCGGCGCCGCCGAGATCGAGGGGCTGGCCCGCCGTGTCGAGGACAACGGCGGCGTCTACTTCGTCCCCGCCTTCTCCGGCCTGTTCGCGCCCTACTGGCGCAGCGACGCGCGCGGCGCGATCGTCGGCCTCTCGCGCTACAACAACAACGCCCATCTCGCGCGGGCCACGCTCGAGGCGATCTGCTATCAGAGCCGTGCCGTCGCCGAGGCGATGGAGTCGGACTCCAAGGTGCACCTCGACGTCCTCAAGGTCGACGGCGGCGTCACCGCCAACGACCTGTGCATGCAGCTGCAGGCCGACATCCTCGGCGTCCCGGTGAGCCGGCCGGTGGTCGCCGAGACCACCGCCCTCGGCGCCGCCTACGCCGCGGGGCTCGCGGTCGGGTTCTGGAACGACACCGACGAGCTGCGCGAGAACTGGAACGAGGACAAGCGCTGGGAGCCCGACTGGTCCGACGAGCAGCGCCGCGACGGCTATGCGGGATGGCAGAAAGCGGTGGAACGCACGCTGGACTGGGTGGACGTCGACTGA